The Triticum aestivum cultivar Chinese Spring chromosome 7B, IWGSC CS RefSeq v2.1, whole genome shotgun sequence genome window below encodes:
- the LOC123161940 gene encoding ethylene-responsive transcription factor ABI4-like, which produces MAAAAVGENSKLTGVRKKGEGKFTATIKHPVTKTQLWLGTYSSPEVTACAYDLAARELKGIKAKLNFPYPPPARLVKEVIAAPRHRCHGHDTPLFEVDTLPLDPTAPPPLPPKLEIYFPFPFEAPASDTPPVPAYPFMHMPLPARARLGLQPTRVHAPAPQPQQPIRRMEIVAHAESCLSSSSKHLGAPSRHLVFKKPKLSVVPVTPSAPTEGTDDNFTKPWYFPDSPTV; this is translated from the exons ATGGCAGCCGCAGCAGTGGGTGAGAACAGCAAGTTAACTGGAGTGAGAAAGAAGGGGGAGGGCAAGTTCACGGCAACGATCAAGCACCCGGTGACGAAGACACAGTTGTGGCTGGGGACGTACTCTTCCCCCGAGGTCACCGCGTGCGCCTACGACCTCGCGGCTAGGGAGTTGAAGGGCATAAAGGCAAAGCTCAACTTCCCCTACCCTCCGCCGGCCAGACtggttaaggaggtgatcgcagcACCGAGGCACCGCTGCCATGGTCACGACACACCGCTCTTTGAAGTC GACACGTTG CCATTGGATCCCACAGCACCGCCTCCACTGCCGCCCAAGCTGGAAATTTACTTTCCATTCCCCTTTGAAGCACCCGCCAGCGACACCCCACCGGTGCCAGCATATCCTTTCATGCACATGCCGCTTCCGGCACGAGCACGTCTCGGCCTACAGCCAACGCGCGTGCACGCACCTGCTCCACAGCCACAGCAGCCGATCCGACGGATGGAGATCGTGGCGCATGCAGAAAGCTGCTTAAGCTCCTCAAGTAAACACCTAGGGGCTCCGTCTCGCCACCTGGTgttcaagaaaccaaagttgtccgtCGTTCCCGTCACTCCTAGTGCTCCAACAGAAGGGACTGATGATAATTTCACCAAGCCGTGGTATTTCCCTGATTCTCCTACTGTTTAG